One window of Thermocoleostomius sinensis A174 genomic DNA carries:
- a CDS encoding Maf family protein encodes MDLPPFVLASASPARQRLLHAAGIKPIVCPSDFDESQVKINDPNTLVQILAHGKAETVAPRFREALILGCDSVLVLNNQIYGKPANATEAIRRWQQMRGQVGDLYTGHVLIDQIQHTVLMRCQITQVHFGWVSDRQIAAYVATGEPLVCAGSFALEGRGGLFVEKLEGCHTNVIGLSLPLLRQMLDELGYDVTSVW; translated from the coding sequence ATGGACTTGCCCCCTTTTGTTCTAGCGTCGGCCTCTCCGGCACGGCAACGGTTGCTACATGCGGCTGGCATCAAACCGATTGTCTGTCCCAGTGATTTTGATGAGTCGCAGGTCAAAATTAATGATCCGAACACCTTGGTACAAATTTTGGCTCATGGCAAAGCTGAAACCGTCGCTCCTCGCTTTCGTGAAGCTCTTATTTTGGGTTGCGATTCGGTGTTGGTGTTGAACAATCAAATCTATGGCAAACCTGCCAATGCCACAGAAGCTATCCGGCGGTGGCAGCAAATGCGCGGCCAAGTCGGCGATTTGTACACCGGACATGTGCTAATTGATCAAATACAACACACGGTGCTGATGCGCTGTCAAATTACGCAGGTTCATTTCGGCTGGGTCAGCGATCGCCAAATTGCGGCGTATGTTGCCACTGGTGAGCCGCTAGTCTGTGCAGGCAGTTTTGCCCTAGAAGGTCGAGGTGGATTATTTGTCGAGAAGTTAGAGGGGTGTCATACCAATGTGATTGGTCTGAGCCTACCTTTGCTGCGGCAAATGCTGGATGAGTTGGGCTACGATGTCACAAGCGTTTGGTAG
- a CDS encoding elongation factor G, producing the protein MSEKGFSGSRNVAIVGPYLSGKTTLLESILSVTGAISRKGRVVDGNTVGDASPEARDRQMTVEVNAASTEYGGICFTFLDCPGSVEFAQETYNALVGVDAAVIVCEPDADRVLTLTPLFQFLDDWEIPHLIFINKMDRTRAQFAEILQALKTISSRPLVPHQYPIWQGETLTGFIDLITEQAYQYHPGAPADPIPLPESLREQEHAARAEMLETLADFDDHLLEELLEDIEPPQEEILQDLKKDLGADLIVPVLIGIAEQDYGVRPLLEALVREAPEPSVTVDRRGILSDSATPVAQVLKTYCTQQGGKLSLVRVWQGTLTDGTVLNGVRTGGIYQLSGQQQQSLTEAKAGAIVALARMEGIKTGETLSSDQQLADSLPKAESLTPVYALAITPEKRSDEVKLSSALGKLVEEDPSLVWEQHGDTHEVILWGQGEIHIQVALDRLRRKYGLPMSTHLPQVPYKETIRRTASNIHGRYKRQSGGHGQFGDVYIDIKPQPRGAGFSFSETIVGGVVPKQYIPGVETGVREYLAHGPLGFPVVDVAVTLINGSYHTVDSSEQAFKQAARLAMQEGMSKCEPSLLEPVLAVTISVPTDFTSGVLRLVTGRRGQVLGYEAKPHWNGWDDVQAYLPQAEMQDLIVELRSLTFGVGTFRWQFDHLQEVPDKVAERLLATIGTGNGNGHS; encoded by the coding sequence ATGAGTGAAAAAGGCTTTTCTGGCTCACGAAATGTGGCGATCGTGGGACCCTATCTAAGTGGTAAAACAACCTTGCTAGAGAGTATTTTATCGGTGACTGGAGCCATCTCTCGCAAAGGCAGGGTCGTAGATGGGAATACCGTGGGTGATGCATCTCCGGAAGCCCGCGATCGCCAGATGACAGTGGAAGTGAATGCCGCTAGTACCGAGTACGGCGGCATTTGTTTTACATTTCTCGACTGTCCAGGGTCGGTGGAATTTGCGCAAGAAACCTACAATGCCCTAGTTGGTGTTGATGCAGCGGTAATTGTGTGTGAACCGGATGCCGATCGGGTGCTGACCTTGACGCCCCTGTTTCAATTTCTAGATGACTGGGAAATTCCCCATCTGATTTTTATCAACAAGATGGATCGCACGCGGGCCCAGTTTGCAGAGATTTTGCAAGCGCTGAAAACTATCTCCAGTCGTCCGCTCGTTCCCCATCAATACCCCATTTGGCAAGGCGAGACGCTAACAGGCTTTATCGATCTGATTACGGAACAAGCCTATCAATATCATCCGGGTGCGCCGGCCGACCCCATTCCTCTGCCTGAATCCTTAAGAGAGCAAGAACACGCTGCACGTGCAGAAATGTTGGAAACGTTGGCAGATTTTGATGATCATCTTCTAGAGGAACTGCTAGAAGATATTGAGCCACCCCAGGAAGAAATTCTGCAAGATTTGAAGAAAGATTTAGGAGCCGATTTAATCGTTCCGGTGCTGATTGGCATTGCCGAGCAAGATTATGGAGTGCGCCCCTTGTTGGAGGCGTTGGTGCGAGAAGCGCCCGAACCCAGTGTCACGGTCGATCGACGCGGCATTTTGTCGGATAGCGCTACGCCTGTGGCTCAAGTCCTGAAAACCTATTGCACTCAGCAGGGCGGCAAGCTCTCCTTGGTGCGGGTGTGGCAAGGAACCTTAACCGATGGGACAGTACTGAATGGGGTGCGGACAGGCGGAATTTATCAGCTATCGGGACAACAGCAGCAAAGCTTAACCGAAGCCAAAGCGGGGGCGATCGTCGCGCTGGCTCGTATGGAGGGTATCAAAACCGGAGAAACCTTGAGTTCCGATCAGCAATTAGCTGACTCGCTACCCAAAGCGGAATCGTTAACGCCCGTGTATGCGCTGGCCATTACGCCAGAGAAGCGCAGCGATGAGGTGAAGTTGAGCAGTGCTCTGGGCAAACTAGTCGAAGAAGATCCGTCCCTGGTTTGGGAGCAGCACGGTGATACCCATGAAGTGATTTTGTGGGGACAAGGCGAAATTCATATTCAGGTGGCGCTTGATCGCCTGCGTCGCAAGTATGGCTTGCCGATGTCTACTCACTTGCCGCAAGTCCCCTACAAGGAAACCATTCGCCGCACGGCCAGCAATATTCACGGTCGCTACAAGCGGCAAAGTGGTGGTCACGGGCAGTTTGGCGATGTCTATATTGACATCAAACCACAGCCACGGGGGGCAGGCTTCAGCTTCAGCGAAACAATTGTTGGTGGTGTGGTGCCCAAGCAATACATTCCAGGGGTAGAAACTGGGGTGCGCGAGTATTTAGCGCACGGGCCCTTGGGCTTCCCCGTAGTGGATGTGGCCGTCACCCTGATTAACGGCTCCTATCATACGGTTGATAGCTCTGAGCAAGCCTTTAAGCAGGCGGCTCGCTTGGCTATGCAAGAAGGTATGAGCAAGTGCGAACCCAGCTTGCTGGAACCCGTGCTAGCAGTCACCATTTCCGTTCCGACTGACTTTACCTCGGGCGTGCTGCGGCTTGTTACTGGACGGCGGGGACAAGTATTGGGCTATGAAGCGAAACCTCACTGGAACGGGTGGGATGATGTGCAAGCTTATTTGCCGCAAGCCGAAATGCAAGACCTGATTGTGGAATTACGATCGCTGACCTTTGGCGTTGGCACGTTCCGATGGCAATTCGATCATCTGCAAGAAGTGCCTGATAAAGTAGCTGAGCGACTTCTAGCGACGATCGGAACTGGCAACGGCAACGGGCACAGCTAA